One genomic region from Lysobacterales bacterium encodes:
- a CDS encoding PAS domain-containing protein, with product MPVSPDSAAPQQDPQALRAENDALQRELQAKLLELQVTESQMSRVFAYLAGLYDLIPGILLVLDGGLRVTRANSEASRLLGYSDAALKGSLLDRLLPAAGEVIQPLLDGTERASRRGEFAFRCADGSDLPVLLSSAAQYDDEGQLQSVLLVGIDLRERKRLELELRHAQKLESIGQLAAGVAHEINTPMQFISDNLHFIEQCASDLLALADGARPRDELDLDFVRRRLPRAIERAHDGVHRVSRIVGAMRLFAHPGVTLEYVDVNALIENAVTVSANAFKYIADLDLQLSEVPAVPAVRGDLGQVLLNLITNAAHAMEARFGDRGERGLLRIATRHLEPQGQVEIAVEDNGCGIPEAIAHRVFDPFFTTKPVGTGTGQGLSISRAIVVDKLRGELAFEEVSPHGTRFRIRLPITGPAKEGA from the coding sequence ATGCCTGTCAGCCCGGACAGCGCCGCACCGCAGCAGGATCCACAGGCCCTGCGCGCCGAGAACGATGCGCTGCAGCGTGAGCTGCAGGCCAAACTGCTGGAGCTGCAGGTCACCGAAAGCCAGATGTCGCGGGTGTTCGCCTACCTCGCGGGGCTCTACGATCTGATCCCCGGCATTCTGCTGGTGCTCGACGGCGGGCTGCGGGTCACCCGCGCGAACTCCGAAGCCAGCCGCCTCCTGGGCTATAGCGATGCGGCCTTGAAGGGCAGCTTGCTCGATCGCTTGCTTCCTGCCGCGGGCGAAGTGATCCAGCCCCTTCTGGATGGCACCGAGCGCGCCTCGCGTCGCGGCGAGTTCGCATTCAGATGCGCTGACGGCAGCGACCTGCCCGTGCTGCTGTCCAGTGCGGCGCAGTACGACGATGAAGGACAGCTGCAGAGCGTGCTGCTCGTAGGCATCGATCTGCGCGAGCGCAAGCGGCTTGAGCTGGAGCTGCGGCATGCGCAGAAGCTTGAGTCCATCGGCCAGCTGGCGGCCGGCGTCGCCCACGAAATAAACACGCCGATGCAGTTCATCAGCGACAACCTGCATTTCATCGAGCAATGCGCCAGCGACTTGCTCGCACTCGCCGATGGCGCGCGCCCACGCGATGAGCTGGATCTCGACTTCGTGCGTCGACGTCTGCCGCGGGCCATCGAACGCGCCCACGATGGCGTCCACCGGGTCAGCCGCATCGTCGGCGCCATGCGCTTGTTCGCGCACCCCGGCGTCACCTTGGAGTACGTCGACGTCAATGCCTTGATCGAGAACGCAGTGACGGTTTCGGCGAACGCCTTCAAGTACATCGCTGACCTTGATCTGCAGTTGTCCGAGGTGCCGGCCGTACCGGCCGTACGCGGCGATCTTGGCCAGGTGCTGCTCAACCTCATCACCAATGCCGCCCATGCGATGGAGGCCAGGTTCGGCGACCGCGGCGAGCGCGGCCTGCTGCGGATCGCGACGCGCCATCTGGAGCCGCAGGGGCAGGTCGAGATCGCGGTTGAGGACAATGGCTGCGGCATACCCGAGGCCATCGCTCATCGGGTGTTCGATCCCTTCTTCACCACCAAGCCGGTGGGCACCGGCACGGGGCAGGGCCTGTCCATCTCGCGCGCAATCGTGGTGGACAAGCTGCGCGGGGAACTCGCGTTCGAAGAGGTGAGCCCGCACGGCACGCGCTTCCGGATTCGACTTCCGATCACCGGCCCGGCAAAGGAGGGCGCCTGA
- a CDS encoding response regulator — MPTRPQILCIDDEPAVLEGLELSLHGLGEVHTAESGVTALAVAPTLPRLALVICDMRMPGRDGARVLQDFHTAHPEATRVLLTGYTDIADAIAAVNHGRIFRFLTKPCEREVLHTSVRDALRQHELICAERELLEHTLKGAIDAMTDALAIASPAVFGQAQRVRSLCSALAVRLHGRSDWVLEIAAMLLHLGLVGLPEDIQKRLLQGDEPDPRQKQLLAQAFSHALESLQQVPRLGPVRDVIRLAEPLAGGNLEWQPEQREAIRRWSAILRTARSFVRLEANGFPADAAIAKLRAGLEPALTEALSALVGCGDEAGELREVGLAALEAGMVLAKPVYTESGQLLAPAGYEIRPGFARRLAELRPEMRSARFAVIVPRPDAAQREAVDVPASAAGREGHGAP, encoded by the coding sequence ATGCCAACACGGCCTCAGATCCTGTGCATCGACGACGAGCCGGCCGTGCTCGAGGGGCTTGAGCTCAGCCTGCACGGGCTGGGTGAGGTACACACTGCGGAGTCCGGAGTGACGGCTCTGGCGGTCGCACCCACGCTGCCGCGGCTGGCGCTGGTCATCTGCGATATGCGCATGCCGGGGCGCGACGGTGCGCGCGTGCTGCAGGATTTCCACACGGCGCACCCTGAGGCGACCCGGGTTCTGCTGACCGGGTATACGGACATCGCGGACGCGATCGCCGCGGTCAATCACGGACGCATCTTTCGCTTTCTCACCAAACCCTGCGAACGCGAGGTGCTCCACACGTCGGTGCGCGACGCCCTGCGCCAGCATGAGTTGATCTGCGCCGAGCGCGAGCTGCTGGAGCACACGCTCAAGGGGGCCATTGACGCCATGACCGACGCTCTGGCCATCGCCAGCCCGGCGGTGTTCGGCCAGGCGCAGCGCGTGCGCAGCCTGTGCTCCGCGCTCGCCGTGCGGCTCCACGGGCGCAGCGACTGGGTGCTGGAGATCGCGGCGATGCTGCTGCATCTGGGCCTGGTGGGCTTGCCCGAGGACATCCAGAAGCGCCTGCTGCAGGGCGACGAGCCTGATCCCCGACAGAAGCAACTGCTCGCGCAGGCCTTCAGCCACGCGCTTGAGAGCCTGCAGCAGGTTCCCCGTCTGGGGCCGGTGCGCGACGTGATCCGCCTCGCCGAACCGCTGGCAGGCGGCAATCTCGAATGGCAGCCGGAGCAGCGCGAGGCGATCCGTCGCTGGTCGGCCATTCTGCGCACGGCGCGCAGCTTCGTACGGCTTGAAGCCAATGGCTTCCCCGCGGATGCCGCCATCGCCAAGCTGCGGGCCGGCCTGGAACCGGCGCTGACCGAGGCGCTCTCGGCCCTGGTCGGCTGCGGCGATGAAGCGGGCGAACTGCGTGAGGTGGGGTTGGCCGCACTCGAGGCAGGCATGGTGCTGGCCAAGCCGGTGTACACCGAGAGCGGTCAGCTGCTTGCGCCTGCGGGCTACGAGATCCGCCCGGGCTTTGCCCGACGCCTCGCTGAGCTGCGGCCGGAAATGCGCTCGGCCCGGTTCGCGGTGATCGTGCCGCGGCCCGATGCTGCCCAGCGCGAGGCGGTGGACGTGCCGGCGTCGGCTGCCGGCAGGGAAGGGCACGGGGCCCCGTGA
- the rng gene encoding ribonuclease G has translation MSEEILINVTPRETRVAVVENGMLQEVHIERASRRGYVGNIYKGKVIRVMPGMQAAFVEIGLQRAAFLHASDILRLPTALPLPPDGEETAPPAPTPPISELVREGQEVVVQVVKDPIGSKGARLTTQLSIPSRYLVLLPYSRVLGVSARIEDEAERARLKSAIAELSQGSNLGYIVRTNADGQPAEALADDLAYLGKLWDAIQTGSQQSKLGSCIYEDLSLPLRALRDLLHDEVEKVRVDSRETFERTQRFASQFMPELAPRIEHYPGERPIFDLYGVEDEIQRAMQKEVPLKSGGYLVIDQTEAMTTVDVNTGAFLGSRNLEETVYRTNLEAAQAVARQLRLRNLGGIIIIDFIDMTDAEHRRQVLRQLEKSLTRDHAKTTVYEFSPLGLVEMTRKRTIDSLERQLCEPCNACGGRGTVKTAETVTYEIFREITRAVRQFDAQKLLVLASPKVVARILEEESSAVAELEEFIGKTIRFQPDENYAQEQYDVVLL, from the coding sequence TTGTCCGAAGAGATCCTGATCAACGTCACTCCCCGCGAGACGCGCGTCGCGGTGGTCGAGAACGGCATGCTGCAGGAGGTCCATATCGAACGGGCCTCGCGGCGCGGCTACGTCGGCAACATCTACAAGGGCAAGGTGATCCGGGTCATGCCCGGCATGCAGGCGGCCTTCGTCGAGATCGGTCTGCAGCGCGCGGCGTTTCTTCATGCGTCCGACATTCTGCGGCTGCCGACGGCGCTGCCGCTGCCGCCCGACGGCGAAGAGACCGCCCCGCCGGCGCCCACGCCGCCGATCTCGGAGCTGGTGCGCGAGGGCCAGGAGGTTGTCGTGCAGGTGGTCAAGGACCCGATCGGCAGCAAGGGCGCGCGCCTGACCACCCAGCTCAGCATTCCCTCGCGCTATCTCGTCCTGCTGCCCTACAGCCGCGTGCTCGGCGTCTCGGCCCGCATCGAAGACGAAGCCGAACGCGCGCGCCTGAAGTCGGCGATCGCCGAACTCTCGCAGGGTTCGAACCTGGGCTACATCGTGCGCACCAATGCCGACGGCCAGCCGGCGGAGGCGCTCGCCGATGATCTCGCCTATCTCGGCAAGCTGTGGGACGCCATCCAGACGGGCTCGCAGCAGAGCAAGCTCGGCAGCTGCATTTATGAGGACCTCTCGCTGCCGCTGCGCGCCTTGCGCGATCTGCTGCACGACGAAGTGGAGAAGGTGCGCGTCGACTCGCGCGAGACCTTCGAACGCACCCAGCGCTTCGCCAGCCAGTTCATGCCCGAGCTCGCGCCGCGCATCGAGCATTACCCCGGCGAGCGGCCGATCTTCGACCTCTACGGCGTCGAAGACGAGATCCAGCGCGCCATGCAGAAGGAAGTGCCGCTGAAGTCCGGCGGCTATCTGGTGATCGACCAGACCGAGGCGATGACCACGGTCGACGTCAACACCGGGGCTTTTCTGGGTAGCCGCAATCTCGAAGAGACCGTCTACCGGACCAACCTCGAAGCGGCGCAGGCGGTGGCGCGCCAGCTGCGCCTGCGCAATCTGGGCGGCATCATCATCATCGACTTCATCGATATGACTGACGCCGAGCACCGCCGGCAGGTGCTGCGCCAGCTCGAGAAGTCGCTGACCCGCGATCATGCCAAGACCACGGTCTACGAGTTCTCGCCGCTGGGCCTGGTCGAAATGACCCGCAAGCGCACCATCGACAGCCTGGAGCGCCAGCTCTGTGAGCCCTGCAATGCCTGCGGCGGCCGCGGCACGGTCAAGACGGCCGAGACGGTGACCTACGAGATCTTCCGCGAGATCACCCGCGCGGTGCGTCAGTTCGACGCGCAGAAGCTGCTGGTGCTGGCCTCGCCCAAGGTGGTGGCGCGCATCCTCGAAGAGGAATCGAGCGCGGTCGCTGAACTGGAGGAGTTCATCGGCAAGACCATCCGCTTCCAGCCGGACGAGAACTACGCCCAGGAACAGTACGACGTGGTCCTGCTGTGA
- a CDS encoding HDOD domain-containing protein, protein MAVEVIFVDDEPDVLEGIENRLYGIRSDWRCRFAASGVEALKLLNRRPADVVVSDMRMPGMDGAELLEVVKLRFPATVRIILSGETGSRGFLRAAAVAHQVLAKPCDLVALQRLIGETLQLQARLHNEVVVSAVHDLMVLPSLPEICGRLEIALLDEGTFAQDVAELLEEDPAIVSRILHVANSPFFRGAGEVTDLRVAITRLGFELIRGLVLSEELYSRIERGSALHGSVAECQRETLRCAHIVSAIALPFQDRRRLFTAAVLYGVGRLQRLSLPELTHAQVADGELAGYLLSLWGLPFGLVQTVAFADRPSLLGCDGDHPAVSLHIGLALTRRLASTPPLAWTDACGLDAALLASGRIDEARLASAELAASLGRC, encoded by the coding sequence ATGGCCGTCGAGGTGATCTTTGTTGACGACGAGCCGGACGTGCTCGAGGGCATCGAGAACCGGCTGTACGGCATTCGCTCGGACTGGCGCTGCCGGTTCGCCGCCTCGGGCGTTGAAGCGCTGAAGCTGCTGAACCGGCGGCCCGCTGATGTGGTGGTGTCGGACATGCGCATGCCCGGGATGGACGGTGCGGAGCTGCTTGAGGTCGTCAAGCTTCGCTTTCCGGCCACCGTGCGCATCATTCTTTCCGGCGAGACCGGGTCGCGGGGCTTTCTGCGCGCGGCGGCGGTCGCCCATCAGGTGCTGGCCAAGCCCTGCGATCTGGTGGCCCTGCAGCGATTGATCGGAGAGACCCTGCAGCTGCAGGCGCGCCTGCACAACGAGGTGGTGGTCAGCGCCGTCCACGACCTGATGGTGCTGCCCAGCCTGCCGGAGATCTGCGGCAGGCTGGAGATCGCCCTGCTGGATGAAGGCACCTTCGCCCAGGACGTCGCCGAGCTGCTTGAGGAGGATCCGGCCATCGTCTCGCGCATCCTGCATGTTGCGAACTCGCCCTTCTTTCGCGGCGCGGGCGAGGTCACCGATCTGCGCGTGGCGATCACTCGGCTGGGATTCGAACTGATCCGCGGTTTGGTGCTGAGCGAGGAGCTGTACTCGCGGATCGAGCGGGGCAGCGCGCTGCACGGCAGCGTGGCCGAGTGCCAGCGGGAGACGCTGCGCTGCGCGCATATCGTTTCGGCGATCGCGCTGCCCTTCCAGGACCGCAGACGCCTGTTCACCGCTGCGGTGCTGTACGGCGTCGGCCGTCTGCAGCGGCTGTCGCTGCCCGAGCTGACCCATGCGCAGGTCGCCGATGGCGAATTGGCGGGCTATCTGCTGTCGCTGTGGGGACTGCCCTTTGGTCTGGTGCAGACGGTGGCCTTCGCCGATCGTCCCTCGCTGCTCGGCTGCGACGGCGACCATCCCGCCGTGAGTCTGCACATCGGCCTCGCGCTGACGCGCCGGCTGGCTTCCACGCCGCCGCTGGCATGGACGGACGCCTGTGGTCTCGACGCGGCGCTGCTGGCCTCGGGTCGCATTGATGAGGCGCGACTGGCGTCCGCCGAGCTGGCCGCGAGCCTCGGGCGGTGCTGA